The Lottiidibacillus patelloidae genome contains the following window.
ACCTTTTTAATAAAGCGAGATCTTCTTCATTGTTATTACATGAATAAAAAGGAAGTGTGCCAAATAACATCCAAACCTTTTTATCCCTATGATCTAATAAACGATGAATACCTTCGCGAATTTCAGGAAGCGAAGCGACATCTAATTTACTAGCAAAATCACTTGGGTACATTGGGTGTACTTCGTGCCTTTGACAACCCATTGCGATAACTTGTTTATGTATTTTTTCTATATTAGAAAGAGTTTTTGTATTAATCATCGTTTCAGCGGAAACGAAAACACCAGCTGCCGTAAGCTTCTTACAATTGTCGACCATTCGGTCAAAGTAAGCAGCACGTTGTTCATAGCTTGGTTTTTTATCCATTACAGCAAATCCAATATTTACGAAGTCATCGACACTACCGTAATTATGGGAAATATGTAATACGTCTAAGTATGGAATTATTTTTTCATAGCGACTATATTCCATCGTTAAATTCGAGTTAATCTGTGTTCGTATTCCACGCTCATGGGCGTATTTTAAAATCGGTACTACATAATTGTTAACCGATTTTATCGAAAGCATCGGTTCTCCGCCAGTTATACTTATAGACCTTAAAGTAGGGATTTCCTCTAACCTGTTAATAATTATATCAAGCGGAAGTGGTTCTGGATCTTTAACTTGCAATGTATAGCCAACTGCACAATGTTCACAACGCATATTGCACAAGGTAGTAGTAGTAAATTCAACATTAGATAAAACCATTTCTCCATGATCTTCAATATCTAAATAAGCTTCCCAAGGATCATTGGTCGGAGTCATTTGTTCTTTTTTCATATTCATCTTCATTCTCCTCTCCATAAAACATCATATAGGAAAAAGAACAAGATAAGAAGTATCAAAAAATAAAATTTGTTGAAATACGTGATGTTCGCTACAATATTTACTAGAGGTGAGAACAATGGCAAATGAAGGAATCGTAACTTTAAAAACAAAAGTCGATAAGTTGTATAAAGCAATCGATGAGATTGAACCAGAGCAAGTTGACTTATCTGAAATTGATCGTATTTTAGAAATGGTTACAGACTTAGAAGAGACATGTAAGCAACTAAAAGATTAAATTAAAAACGATAACGTGCCCGGATGCAATTGCATTCGGGTTTTTCTCTTTCACAAAAGTAGAGTAGCCTTTATAATAAGAATGGAGAGAAACTGGATAAAAAGGGGAAATGAATCTTGGAACAGTTCAAGAAAAGTATGTACGATTTAATTGTGGAAACGTCAACAAAACTACCAAAAGACGTACGCCGTGCCATCGTTAAAGCGAAAGCACGTGAAAATGCAGGAACTCGTGCTGCGATGTCTTTAGATACAATTACTAATAATATTAAAATGGCTGATGAAAATGTATCGCCAATTTGCCAAGATACTGGATTACCGACATTTAAGATAAAGGTACCAGTTGGTGCAAACCAAATCGAAATGAAAAAAGCAATTTATGAAGCAATTGCAGAAGCAACGAAAAATAGTAAGCTTCGCCCGAATTCTGTTGACTCCATTACAGGGGAAAACACTGGGGATAATTTAGGGTTAGGAACACCGGTCATTAAGTTTGAACAATGGGAAAACGACTACATTGATGCTCGCCTAATTTTAAAAGGTGGCGGATGTGAAAATAAAAATATTCAATATAGCCTTCCTGCTGAGTTAGATGGATTAGGCCGTGCTGGACGTGATTTAGATGGTATTCGCAAATGTATTATGCATTCCGTTTACCAAGCACAAGGGCAAGGCTGTAGTGCTGGATTCATCGGTGTAGGAATTGGTGGAGACCGTACTTCTGGCTACGAATTAGCAAAAGAACAATTATTCCGTAACAATGATGATGTTAATGAAAACGAAGATTTGCGTAAGCTTGAAGAATATGTGATGGACAATGCCAACGAACTTGGTATTGGAACAATGGGGTTCGGCGGTGAAACAACGTTACTAGGTTGTAAAATAGGTGTAATTAACCGTATACCAGCAAGCTTCTTCGTGTCTGTTGCGTATAACTGTTGGGCTTTCCGCCGTTTAGGAGTGAAAATTGATGCTTCTACTGGAAGTATTAACGAATGGCTGTACATGGAAGGCGAAGAAATTGATTTCACGGAACAAGTGGAAAAAGAAGCGGCTAAACTTGAAAGTGAAAATGGACCGAAACATGTAACACTTCAAGCGCCAATCTCAGAAGAAGAAATTCGCCAATTAAATGTTGGGGATGTTGTAACAATTAACGGTATGATGTACACAGGTCGTGATGCGATCCATAAGCATTTATCTGATCATGATGCACCTGTAAATTTAGATGGTCAAATCATTTACCATTGTGGACCCGTTATGATGAAAGATGAAGCTGGAAAATATCATGTGAAAGCTGCAGGACCGACGACTAGTATTCGCGAGGAGCCTTACCAAGGTGATATTATGAAAAAATTTGGTATCCGTGCAGTCATTGGAAAAGGCGGAATGGGACCGAAAACATTAGCAGCTTTAAAAGAACATGGTGGAATTTACTTAAATGCAATCGGTGGGGCAGCACAATATTATGCTGACTGTATTAAATCGGTTGAAGGCGTTGATTTAATGGAATTCGGAATTCCTGAAGCTATGTGGCATTTAAAGGTTGAAGGCTTTACAGCTGTAGTAACAATGGACTCTCATGGAAACAGCTTACATGAGGATGTAAATAAATCATCACTTGAAAAATTAGCGAAATTTAAAGACCCAGTTTTCAAATAAATCAAACAAAGCATTGCACTTATAAAAAAAGTGTAGTGCTTTTCCTTTTCTTTCAACTTAGACCGAAGAAAAAACGACACAAGTGTCGTTTGAATTAAGCCTTTTTCTTTTGCTCTGTAATCACAGGGGTATTATCTAATTGCTTCAGCTCCAATTTCTTCATTTCTAATTCTAATTTTTTATGCTTCAGCTGAATCTCCATTTCTTTTCCGCGAAACTCATATTTCTTTTTTGCAATATACCCATAATAAAGCAGATAAATTCCGATTGCGATGACTAGATAAAACCAAAAATCCAACATTTTCACCTCCATGTCGACCTTTTTCAAGTGAACGATTATGTCGATGTTTTTTGATAATCCTTAACAATACTTTTCGGTGCACATCGTAAATATCCTTCTAATATTAGATCCTTCATTTCCTCCCAATCAATGGCTGATACATCTAAAACAGTACTCCAACCATGTCTGCCGATGTAAGGAGATTTTTTAAACTTTCCAGATTGTATTAATAGCTCTTGCGTTTCCATTAATGTCTTTATTGACATAGTAATATTACCTTCATATTCGCCAAAGATTATAAACGGCTTGTCCTTAATACGAAACGACGTATGGCCAAATTTATCAATACCTTCTGTCACTTCACGGAAATTTATACAAATCTCCCGAACCTTTGCTACTAATTCTGATCCTTGTTTAGATGATAAGACATCATACATAACTTAACCTCCTCACTTTTATTCATGAATTGCTAGTACAGCGCCTGCTGGGTCTTGAATAATACAAAATAACATTTGTCCCATCTGACGTGGGCCATCAATGATTTTCCCGCCATTTTCAACACATACTTCTGCACTCTTTTTTACACTTTCAACTTTTACGTACATGAGCCACTGGGCTGGAATGTTAGCATTACTTTCTTTCGCATGACAAATTCCTGTCACCGTGTCTCCTTCAGGTGTCTTAATATCAAAATCATGGTAATCTCCCATGTCATGGGGGCTAGCTTTCCAAC
Protein-coding sequences here:
- a CDS encoding fumarate hydratase, whose translation is MEQFKKSMYDLIVETSTKLPKDVRRAIVKAKARENAGTRAAMSLDTITNNIKMADENVSPICQDTGLPTFKIKVPVGANQIEMKKAIYEAIAEATKNSKLRPNSVDSITGENTGDNLGLGTPVIKFEQWENDYIDARLILKGGGCENKNIQYSLPAELDGLGRAGRDLDGIRKCIMHSVYQAQGQGCSAGFIGVGIGGDRTSGYELAKEQLFRNNDDVNENEDLRKLEEYVMDNANELGIGTMGFGGETTLLGCKIGVINRIPASFFVSVAYNCWAFRRLGVKIDASTGSINEWLYMEGEEIDFTEQVEKEAAKLESENGPKHVTLQAPISEEEIRQLNVGDVVTINGMMYTGRDAIHKHLSDHDAPVNLDGQIIYHCGPVMMKDEAGKYHVKAAGPTTSIREEPYQGDIMKKFGIRAVIGKGGMGPKTLAALKEHGGIYLNAIGGAAQYYADCIKSVEGVDLMEFGIPEAMWHLKVEGFTAVVTMDSHGNSLHEDVNKSSLEKLAKFKDPVFK
- a CDS encoding MmcQ/YjbR family DNA-binding protein, whose amino-acid sequence is MYDVLSSKQGSELVAKVREICINFREVTEGIDKFGHTSFRIKDKPFIIFGEYEGNITMSIKTLMETQELLIQSGKFKKSPYIGRHGWSTVLDVSAIDWEEMKDLILEGYLRCAPKSIVKDYQKTST
- a CDS encoding SE1561 family protein; the protein is MANEGIVTLKTKVDKLYKAIDEIEPEQVDLSEIDRILEMVTDLEETCKQLKD
- the yfkAB gene encoding radical SAM/CxCxxxxC motif protein YfkAB, with the translated sequence MKMNMKKEQMTPTNDPWEAYLDIEDHGEMVLSNVEFTTTTLCNMRCEHCAVGYTLQVKDPEPLPLDIIINRLEEIPTLRSISITGGEPMLSIKSVNNYVVPILKYAHERGIRTQINSNLTMEYSRYEKIIPYLDVLHISHNYGSVDDFVNIGFAVMDKKPSYEQRAAYFDRMVDNCKKLTAAGVFVSAETMINTKTLSNIEKIHKQVIAMGCQRHEVHPMYPSDFASKLDVASLPEIREGIHRLLDHRDKKVWMLFGTLPFYSCNNNEEDLALLKRLHTEENVTVRNDPDGRSRLNVNIFNGDIIVTDFGDTPPLGNIQTDSLQDAYNKWKESTIAKEINCHCPSVKCLGPNILVKDAYYPEIDFTKRTSNL
- a CDS encoding VOC family protein produces the protein MSEKNKSSIGTIAWRDLTVENAEEIKDFYCKVVGWKASPHDMGDYHDFDIKTPEGDTVTGICHAKESNANIPAQWLMYVKVESVKKSAEVCVENGGKIIDGPRQMGQMLFCIIQDPAGAVLAIHE